The Devosia sp. YIM 151766 genome includes a region encoding these proteins:
- a CDS encoding sugar-binding domain-containing protein, with protein MTATQTATTLAPNPQFQRENWVDLCGQWGFAHDDADAGIGENWWNRADVFNRQIVVPFPPESELSGLRETGFHPVIWYRRSFAAPQLAADEKLLLNFGAVDYAAKVWVNGQCVGAHEGGHVPFSLDITHALGEGEQVVVVRAEDRPQDVHFPRGKQDWLEDPHSIWYHRTSGIWQPVWLSTVPALHLTDLHFVPDLANYRVRCEVRLNNVPSAPVALTIKLTAQGQSIAQQTVTMSEAELRFDIAIPQLENGVHRDYLLWTPERPNLIDAEVTLEGKRPDIVQSYLGLRSVGVGGKRFLLNGLPYYLRMVLGQNYWPQSHLAAPSPEALRREVELIKEMGFNGVRIHQKIEDPRFLYWCDVLGLIVWEEMPSAYGFSNSATERLTREWMEAIRRDKSHPCIVAWVPLNESWGVSQIAERPDQAHYASALYHLTKALDPSRPAISNDGWELVESDIWSVHDYAPDGEGLSSRFHEPADIEAMLRGMGPARRRIVLDGRELGDKPVMLTEFGGLSYLPKQGEKWHGYSTVDDPQEFEDRLRDIFSAIAAMPHIAGYCYTQVTDTEQEVNGLLTASREPKLPFETLRDITTMPAASVPHEQIDNARRKARKAAEDAEPID; from the coding sequence ATGACCGCCACCCAAACCGCCACCACCCTTGCGCCCAATCCCCAGTTTCAGCGCGAAAACTGGGTCGATCTATGCGGCCAATGGGGCTTTGCCCATGACGACGCCGATGCCGGCATCGGCGAGAACTGGTGGAACCGGGCCGATGTCTTCAACCGGCAGATCGTGGTGCCGTTTCCACCCGAAAGCGAGCTTTCGGGCCTGCGGGAGACCGGCTTCCATCCGGTAATCTGGTATCGCCGCAGCTTTGCCGCGCCACAATTGGCGGCGGATGAGAAGCTGCTGCTCAATTTCGGCGCCGTCGATTACGCGGCCAAAGTCTGGGTCAACGGCCAATGCGTCGGCGCCCATGAAGGCGGGCATGTGCCATTTTCGCTCGACATCACCCATGCGCTGGGCGAGGGCGAGCAGGTCGTGGTGGTTCGCGCCGAGGACCGGCCGCAGGATGTGCATTTCCCACGCGGCAAGCAGGACTGGCTCGAAGACCCGCATTCCATCTGGTATCATCGCACCAGCGGCATCTGGCAGCCGGTATGGCTCAGCACGGTTCCGGCGCTCCACCTGACGGATCTGCACTTCGTGCCCGATCTCGCCAATTATCGCGTCCGCTGCGAGGTTCGGCTCAATAACGTGCCTTCGGCGCCGGTGGCATTGACCATCAAGCTCACCGCCCAGGGTCAGTCGATCGCCCAGCAAACCGTGACCATGTCCGAGGCGGAGCTGCGCTTCGACATCGCCATTCCGCAACTCGAAAACGGCGTGCACCGCGATTATCTGCTGTGGACGCCGGAACGTCCCAATCTCATCGACGCGGAAGTCACGCTCGAAGGCAAGCGCCCGGACATCGTGCAATCCTATCTCGGCCTGCGCAGCGTCGGCGTCGGCGGCAAGCGCTTCCTGCTCAATGGCCTGCCCTATTACCTGCGCATGGTTCTGGGCCAGAATTACTGGCCGCAATCGCACCTCGCCGCCCCAAGTCCGGAAGCCCTGCGCCGTGAGGTCGAGCTGATCAAGGAAATGGGTTTCAATGGCGTCCGCATCCACCAGAAGATCGAGGATCCGCGTTTCCTTTACTGGTGCGACGTTCTCGGCCTCATCGTCTGGGAAGAAATGCCGAGCGCCTATGGCTTCTCGAACTCGGCCACCGAGCGCCTGACCAGGGAATGGATGGAAGCGATCCGCCGCGACAAGAGCCATCCCTGCATTGTTGCCTGGGTGCCGCTCAATGAAAGCTGGGGCGTGTCGCAGATCGCCGAGCGCCCCGATCAGGCGCATTACGCCAGCGCGCTTTATCACCTGACCAAGGCGCTCGACCCAAGCCGGCCGGCCATTTCCAACGATGGCTGGGAACTGGTCGAAAGCGACATCTGGTCGGTGCATGACTACGCGCCGGACGGCGAGGGCCTGTCGAGCCGCTTCCACGAGCCAGCCGATATCGAGGCGATGCTGCGCGGCATGGGCCCGGCGCGGCGCCGGATCGTGCTGGATGGCCGCGAGCTTGGCGACAAGCCGGTAATGCTGACCGAGTTCGGCGGGCTGAGCTACCTGCCCAAGCAGGGTGAGAAGTGGCACGGCTATTCCACCGTCGATGATCCGCAGGAATTCGAGGACCGGCTGCGCGATATCTTCTCGGCCATTGCCGCCATGCCGCATATCGCGGGCTATTGCTACACCCAGGTCACCGATACCGAGCAGGAGGTCAACGGCCTTCTGACCGCGAGCCGGGAACCCAAGCTCCCCTTCGAAACCCTGCGCGACATCACCACCATGCCGGCCGCTTCGGTGCCGCACGAGCAGATCGATAATGCGCGCCGCAAGGCCCGCAAGGCAGCGGAGGACGCCGAGCCGATCGACTGA
- a CDS encoding LacI family DNA-binding transcriptional regulator encodes MKKRVKMVDIAKAANVSRTAVSLILNGVAGVRIAEATRQRVLTVARELGYKPGPSLRDLGPDEPRLFGVLINEISSAYPIDLLYGLQSWADAQGVQILIQVSDGASDHEMAALDNFDRFGVSGVIYASTFSTIASPPQALSHFRHILLNCRREDRSGTAVLPAERHGGALAAQHLIDSGRRRIATITGDPWQFASRERLAGYHRALNKAGLNLGEAYEETSDWGHASGYAAARRLLDLPAPPDAIFCHNDIVARGAIAAAREAGLTIGDDLAIIGYDDREFAKDLGITSITLPFAEMAERAMSEIAGTGRLADRTLSITGKLIPRASTAPGLSA; translated from the coding sequence GTGAAAAAACGGGTGAAAATGGTCGATATCGCCAAGGCGGCAAATGTGTCGCGTACCGCGGTGTCGCTGATACTCAACGGGGTCGCCGGCGTGCGGATCGCCGAGGCCACGCGGCAGCGCGTGCTTACCGTGGCCCGCGAGCTCGGCTATAAGCCGGGGCCGTCGCTGCGCGATCTGGGGCCCGATGAGCCGCGTCTGTTTGGCGTGCTGATCAACGAGATTTCCTCGGCCTATCCGATCGATCTGCTTTATGGCCTGCAAAGCTGGGCCGACGCGCAGGGCGTGCAAATCCTCATCCAGGTCTCGGACGGCGCCAGCGACCACGAAATGGCCGCGCTCGACAATTTCGACCGTTTCGGCGTGAGCGGCGTCATTTACGCCAGCACCTTTTCCACCATTGCCAGCCCGCCCCAGGCCCTGAGCCATTTCCGTCATATCTTGCTGAACTGCCGCCGCGAGGACCGTTCCGGCACAGCCGTGCTACCGGCCGAACGGCATGGCGGAGCGCTTGCCGCCCAGCATCTGATCGATAGCGGCCGGCGGCGCATCGCCACCATTACCGGCGATCCCTGGCAATTCGCCAGCCGCGAGCGCCTGGCCGGCTATCACCGGGCGCTCAACAAGGCCGGCCTGAACCTGGGCGAGGCTTATGAAGAAACCAGCGATTGGGGGCATGCCAGCGGCTATGCCGCCGCACGCCGCTTGCTGGACCTGCCCGCCCCGCCGGACGCCATTTTCTGCCACAACGACATCGTCGCCCGTGGCGCCATCGCGGCGGCGCGCGAGGCCGGGCTGACTATCGGGGATGATCTGGCGATCATCGGTTATGACGACCGGGAATTCGCCAAGGATTTGGGCATTACCAGCATCACGCTGCCCTTTGCCGAAATGGCCGAGCGCGCCATGAGCGAGATTGCCGGCACTGGCAGGCTGGCCGACAGGACATTGTCCATAACCGGCAAGCTTATCCCCCGGGCGAGTACGGCACCCGGCCTGTCCGCTTGA
- a CDS encoding helix-turn-helix domain-containing protein has protein sequence MSRNFLVIDPEEDLDVLKGLASSVRIKMLKLLHVEGPMNGNDIAAKLGLPQSTVSTNLQILDGAGLIRTETQKARKGNQKICHSTFEEVLVMFKDDITPLHSNEIEVSMPLGLYTSCEVSAPCGLCSVDGIIGLLDVPNTFLDPGRMKAGLIWFTRGYVEYQFPNNAKLAQNVIEVMEFSIELSSEVPGTSADWPSDITFSVNGTEIGTWMSTGDYGDKRGVYTPDWWKLKGSQYGKLKSWRVTENGTYVDGVKISPVSLADLDLANHHSIRLRIEVKDDARYPGGINIFGRGFGNYDQDIILRLKTAR, from the coding sequence ATGAGCCGCAATTTTCTGGTTATCGACCCCGAAGAGGACCTCGACGTCCTCAAGGGCCTGGCCTCGTCCGTTCGCATCAAAATGCTGAAACTGCTCCATGTCGAAGGGCCGATGAACGGCAACGACATCGCGGCCAAGCTTGGTCTGCCGCAATCCACGGTGTCGACGAACCTGCAAATCCTGGACGGTGCCGGGCTGATCCGAACCGAGACCCAGAAGGCCCGCAAGGGCAATCAGAAGATCTGCCACTCGACCTTCGAAGAAGTGCTGGTGATGTTCAAGGACGACATCACCCCGCTGCACTCCAACGAGATCGAGGTCTCAATGCCGCTGGGGCTTTACACCAGTTGCGAGGTGTCCGCGCCCTGCGGGCTGTGCTCCGTGGACGGCATTATCGGCCTGCTCGACGTTCCCAACACCTTTCTCGATCCCGGTCGGATGAAGGCCGGGCTCATATGGTTCACGCGCGGCTATGTGGAATATCAGTTTCCCAATAATGCGAAGCTCGCCCAGAACGTTATCGAGGTCATGGAATTCTCGATCGAACTGAGTTCGGAAGTGCCGGGCACGTCGGCCGATTGGCCCAGCGACATCACCTTCTCGGTCAACGGCACCGAAATCGGCACCTGGATGTCGACCGGCGATTATGGCGACAAGCGCGGCGTTTACACACCGGACTGGTGGAAGCTCAAAGGCAGCCAATATGGCAAGCTCAAGAGCTGGCGCGTCACCGAGAACGGCACCTATGTGGACGGGGTCAAGATTTCGCCGGTTTCCCTGGCCGACCTCGATCTCGCCAATCACCATTCGATCCGGCTGCGCATCGAGGTCAAGGACGATGCCAGATATCCGGGCGGCATCAACATCTTCGGCCGTGGTTTCGGCAATTACGATCAGGACATCATCCTGAGGCTGAAAACCGCCCGCTGA
- a CDS encoding alpha-N-arabinofuranosidase: MKASIIANKDYTISKIDDRVYGAFLEHLGRAVYEGIYEPDHPTADQDGMRGDVIDLVKKLNVPVVRYPGGNFVSAYNWEDGIGPREERPVRLDLAWHTSESNAVGIHEFADWCATVGTEMMLAVNLGSRGVDAARNFLEYVNHPGGSYWSDLRIKNGRKEPWDVKLWCLGNEMDGPWQVGHKDATEYGKLAANTARAMRMFDKSLELIVCGSSNADMPSYPDWERIVLEHTYDHVDYISLHMYFANRDDNTPNFLGLAEKLDAYIETVASTIKQVKAKRKSKRDIYICFDEWNVWYHSNKKDREILDGNSGWPHAPGLLEDIYNFEDVLMVGLILNTFIRRSDVVKIACIAQLVNVIAPIMTEKGGPAWAQTIYYPYYFASVFGRGTALQLQVNSPGYDTPHAAASPFVDVSGVANEDGTLTFFLVNRHASDSIETEVELQGYGGGTVIDHQVMTHPDLKAVNTAGDQQQVAPRRGEGSRIADGKLSVTLPPYSYQMLRVKVG; the protein is encoded by the coding sequence GTGAAGGCGTCAATTATCGCAAACAAGGATTATACGATCTCCAAGATTGACGATCGTGTCTATGGCGCATTCCTCGAGCATCTGGGCCGGGCGGTTTACGAAGGCATCTACGAACCCGATCATCCCACCGCCGACCAGGACGGCATGCGTGGCGACGTGATCGACCTGGTCAAGAAGCTCAATGTGCCGGTAGTGCGCTATCCCGGCGGCAATTTCGTTTCGGCCTATAATTGGGAAGACGGCATCGGTCCGCGCGAGGAGCGTCCGGTTCGCCTGGACCTGGCCTGGCATACCTCCGAAAGCAACGCGGTCGGCATCCATGAATTTGCCGATTGGTGCGCCACGGTCGGCACCGAGATGATGCTGGCGGTCAATCTGGGCTCGCGCGGCGTCGATGCGGCGCGCAATTTCCTCGAATATGTGAACCATCCCGGCGGCTCATACTGGAGCGACCTGCGCATCAAGAACGGGCGCAAAGAGCCATGGGACGTCAAGCTCTGGTGCCTGGGCAACGAAATGGACGGGCCCTGGCAGGTCGGGCACAAGGACGCCACCGAATATGGCAAGCTGGCCGCCAATACGGCGCGCGCCATGCGCATGTTCGACAAGTCGCTGGAGCTGATCGTCTGCGGCTCATCCAATGCCGACATGCCCAGCTATCCCGATTGGGAACGCATCGTGCTCGAGCACACCTATGACCATGTCGACTATATTTCGCTGCACATGTATTTCGCCAATCGCGACGACAATACGCCCAATTTCCTGGGGCTGGCGGAAAAGCTCGACGCCTATATCGAGACGGTCGCCTCCACCATCAAGCAGGTCAAGGCCAAGCGCAAATCCAAGCGCGACATCTATATCTGCTTCGACGAATGGAACGTCTGGTATCATTCCAACAAGAAGGATCGGGAGATCCTGGACGGCAATAGCGGCTGGCCGCATGCGCCGGGCCTGCTCGAAGACATCTACAATTTCGAAGACGTGCTGATGGTCGGCCTGATCCTCAACACCTTCATCCGCCGCTCCGACGTGGTGAAGATCGCCTGTATCGCTCAATTGGTGAACGTCATCGCCCCGATCATGACCGAGAAGGGCGGCCCGGCCTGGGCCCAGACCATCTATTATCCATATTATTTCGCATCGGTCTTCGGTCGCGGCACCGCGCTGCAATTGCAGGTCAATTCCCCCGGCTACGACACTCCCCATGCCGCCGCGTCGCCTTTTGTAGACGTGTCGGGCGTCGCCAATGAAGATGGCACGCTGACATTCTTCCTGGTCAATCGCCATGCCAGCGACAGCATCGAGACCGAGGTTGAGTTGCAGGGCTATGGCGGTGGCACGGTGATCGACCACCAGGTGATGACCCATCCCGACCTGAAGGCGGTCAACACTGCCGGCGACCAGCAGCAGGTGGCGCCGCGCCGGGGCGAGGGAAGCAGGATTGCCGATGGCAAACTGTCTGTGACGCTGCCGCCGTATTCCTACCAGATGCTGCGTGTGAAAGTCGGCTGA
- a CDS encoding alpha-glucosidase/alpha-galactosidase, which produces MANPKITFIGAGSSVFMKNIVGDILRRPALAGAEIRLMDIDPIRLEESAIIAGKLVNTLGVPASVTAYDNQRAALDGTNFVVVCFQIGGYEPSTIVDFEVPKKYNLRQTIADTLGVGGIMRGLRTVPHLWRICEDMLAVAPEAIMLQYVNPMAINTWAIAEKYPHIKQVGLCHSVQGTAMELAHDLDIPYKDIRYRSAGINHMAFYLNFEHRQPDGSYRDLYPELHRAYREGRAPKPGWNPRCPNKVRYEMMTRLGYFVTESSEHFAEYTPYFIKEGREDLIEKFGIPLDEYPKRCVEQIEDWKKTSEEYRKAETISVEPSKEYASSIVHSVWTGEPSVIYGNLRNNGVITSLPDAAAVEVPCLVDDNGLQPTYIGALPPQLTALMRTNINVQELTVRALVEENRQHIYHAAMMDPHTAAELDLDQIWSLVDDLIAAHGDWLPDWARSR; this is translated from the coding sequence ATGGCCAATCCGAAGATCACCTTTATCGGTGCCGGCTCGTCGGTGTTCATGAAGAACATTGTCGGCGATATCCTGCGGCGTCCGGCGTTGGCCGGCGCGGAAATCCGGTTGATGGACATCGATCCCATCCGGTTGGAAGAGAGCGCCATCATCGCGGGAAAGCTGGTGAATACGCTGGGCGTGCCGGCAAGTGTGACAGCCTATGACAATCAGCGAGCGGCGCTGGACGGGACCAATTTCGTCGTCGTCTGCTTCCAGATCGGCGGCTATGAGCCTTCCACGATCGTCGATTTCGAGGTGCCCAAAAAATACAATCTGCGCCAGACCATTGCCGATACTTTGGGCGTTGGCGGCATCATGCGCGGCCTGCGCACCGTGCCGCATCTGTGGCGCATCTGCGAGGACATGCTGGCGGTCGCGCCCGAGGCGATCATGCTGCAATACGTCAATCCCATGGCCATCAACACCTGGGCCATTGCCGAAAAATACCCGCATATCAAGCAGGTGGGCCTCTGCCATTCGGTGCAGGGCACGGCGATGGAATTGGCGCACGACCTCGACATTCCCTACAAGGACATCCGCTACCGTTCGGCCGGCATCAACCACATGGCCTTCTATCTCAATTTCGAGCATCGCCAGCCCGACGGCTCCTATCGGGACCTTTACCCCGAACTGCACCGCGCCTATCGCGAGGGCCGCGCTCCCAAGCCCGGCTGGAACCCGCGCTGCCCCAATAAGGTACGCTATGAGATGATGACGCGGCTGGGCTATTTCGTCACCGAAAGCAGCGAGCATTTCGCCGAATACACGCCCTATTTCATCAAGGAGGGCCGCGAGGACCTGATCGAGAAATTCGGCATTCCGCTCGACGAATATCCCAAGCGCTGCGTCGAGCAGATCGAGGACTGGAAGAAGACCTCCGAGGAATATCGCAAGGCGGAGACGATCAGCGTCGAGCCGTCAAAGGAATATGCCTCATCCATCGTCCATTCGGTTTGGACCGGCGAGCCTTCGGTGATCTACGGCAATCTGCGCAATAATGGCGTCATCACTTCCCTGCCGGACGCCGCCGCGGTGGAAGTGCCCTGCCTTGTCGACGATAACGGTCTTCAGCCCACCTATATCGGCGCCCTGCCCCCGCAACTGACGGCGCTGATGCGCACCAATATCAACGTGCAGGAACTGACGGTGCGGGCGCTGGTCGAGGAGAACCGCCAGCACATCTATCATGCCGCCATGATGGATCCGCACACGGCAGCGGAACTGGACCTCGATCAGATCTGGTCGCTGGTGGACGACCTCATCGCCGCCCATGGAGACTGGCTGCCAGACTGGGCACGGAGCCGCTAA
- a CDS encoding Ku protein — MAPRSFWKGYLKLSLVTCPVAMTPATSENEKVRFHTLNAKTGNRVVSQYVDAVSGKPVDEDDEVKGYQRGEDDYVMLEDDEIAAVALESTRTIDIDSFVPRDSIEWIWYDKPHYLTPNDPVGEEAFSVIRDAMASTNTVGISRLVMYRRERAVMLEPRDRGIILWTLRYGDEVRDESDYFGDIKDSKPDPKLMTLVTKLIDERTAPWTAKMIDDPVQDKLLDIIAAKKKGRKRVAQPKPAAAEPASNVINIMDALRQSIGSEGRQKRK; from the coding sequence ATGGCGCCGCGCTCGTTCTGGAAAGGCTATCTCAAGCTCTCCCTCGTCACCTGTCCGGTGGCGATGACGCCAGCGACTTCCGAGAACGAGAAAGTGCGTTTCCATACGCTCAACGCCAAAACCGGCAATCGCGTGGTCAGCCAATATGTCGACGCGGTTTCCGGAAAGCCCGTCGACGAAGATGACGAGGTCAAGGGCTATCAGCGCGGCGAAGACGATTACGTGATGCTGGAGGATGACGAGATCGCGGCGGTCGCCCTGGAGAGCACGCGCACGATCGATATCGACAGCTTCGTTCCCCGCGACAGCATCGAATGGATCTGGTACGACAAGCCGCATTATCTGACGCCGAACGATCCTGTCGGCGAGGAAGCCTTCTCGGTTATCCGTGATGCGATGGCATCCACTAATACGGTCGGCATCTCACGCCTCGTCATGTATCGCCGGGAACGGGCAGTGATGCTGGAGCCCCGCGACAGGGGCATCATCCTCTGGACCCTGCGCTATGGCGACGAGGTGCGGGACGAGAGCGATTATTTCGGCGATATCAAGGATAGCAAACCCGATCCCAAGCTGATGACGCTGGTGACGAAACTGATCGACGAGCGCACCGCGCCCTGGACGGCGAAAATGATCGACGATCCGGTTCAGGATAAGCTGCTCGATATCATCGCGGCCAAGAAAAAGGGCAGGAAACGCGTGGCGCAGCCCAAGCCTGCGGCCGCGGAGCCCGCCAGCAACGTCATCAATATCATGGACGCGCTGCGCCAGAGCATCGGCTCGGAAGGCCGGCAGAAGCGGAAATAG
- the ligD gene encoding DNA ligase D yields MATLETYRQKRNFKSTSEPKGRKARKTGNAFVIQKHAATRLHYDLRLEMDGVMKSWAVTKGPSLVPGEKRLAVHVEDHPLEYNDFEGTIPKGEYGGGTVIIWDRGTWNPIFDAHKGYAKGHLEFELAGEKLAGRWHLVKMRGKPSEKRENWLLIKGEDDVARTAGDPDILEERPESVKTGREIGDVAGEAPGWSSKTGKIVKPAAQKPSKSKKAPEPEADIELPDPASVKGAKKASLPAFVEPTLATLMAAPPAGERWIHEIKFDGYRLQARIEAGRVKLLTRSGLDWTKKFGKDVAAALQALPLGTALIDGELVVESGSGASDFSALQADLSAGRSDRFAFYVFDLLYLDGYDLRALPLIARKAMLEKLVGAEPGLIRYSSHFDENGGLVLRHACRLSLEGVVSKLRDAPYRSGRGKAWIKSKCSARQEFVVAGYVPSSTSRQAIGSLVLGVYEDGKLVHVGRVGTGFSGMVAENLFKRLERMRVPESPFAGKLTAEEARLARYVRPELVAEVEFRAWTADGHLRHASFRGLREDKAASEIVREIPRSKTAMPKPQRRTVTLTHPDRIYWPDEGVTKEGLADYYTEVWRYIAPHIVGRPLALLRCPSGITGQTFFQKHAWKGLNKHIVLVDDPKDKDDEPLISINDLDGLIGLVQSAVLEIHPWGSTVADWERPDIIVMDLDPGEGVVWEAIIAAAEETKARLEDAGFNPFVKTSGGKGLHVVVPLKPKADWPAVKAFTKALADNMAADSPDKYVSTITKSKRRGKILIDYLRNQRGMTAVAPYSTRARPGAAVSMPLAWEELSPGIGPDYFTVDNTPTRLAALASDPWEDFRAAAEPLAVPARRKRKAD; encoded by the coding sequence ATGGCGACGCTCGAAACCTATCGGCAGAAGCGCAATTTCAAGTCGACTTCCGAACCCAAGGGCCGGAAAGCCCGGAAAACCGGCAATGCCTTCGTCATCCAGAAACATGCCGCGACGCGTCTGCACTACGATCTTCGGCTGGAGATGGATGGCGTGATGAAGAGCTGGGCGGTGACGAAGGGGCCTAGCCTGGTCCCCGGCGAAAAACGGCTGGCCGTCCATGTCGAGGACCATCCGCTTGAATACAATGATTTCGAGGGCACGATCCCCAAGGGCGAATATGGGGGCGGCACCGTCATCATCTGGGATCGGGGCACCTGGAATCCCATATTTGATGCCCATAAGGGCTATGCCAAAGGCCATCTCGAATTCGAGCTGGCGGGCGAAAAGCTCGCGGGGCGCTGGCATCTCGTCAAGATGCGGGGCAAGCCCTCCGAGAAGCGCGAAAACTGGCTGCTGATCAAGGGCGAGGACGATGTCGCCCGAACGGCCGGCGACCCCGATATTCTCGAGGAGCGCCCGGAATCGGTCAAGACCGGCCGCGAGATCGGGGACGTCGCTGGCGAGGCCCCCGGCTGGTCGTCGAAAACCGGAAAGATCGTCAAACCGGCAGCGCAAAAGCCCTCGAAATCCAAAAAAGCGCCGGAGCCTGAGGCCGATATCGAGCTTCCCGATCCCGCATCGGTGAAAGGCGCGAAGAAGGCATCCTTGCCCGCTTTCGTCGAGCCGACGCTGGCCACGCTCATGGCGGCGCCGCCGGCGGGCGAGCGCTGGATTCACGAGATCAAGTTCGACGGTTACCGGCTCCAGGCGCGGATAGAGGCTGGCCGGGTCAAGCTCCTGACCCGCAGCGGTCTCGACTGGACCAAGAAATTCGGCAAGGACGTTGCCGCGGCATTGCAGGCGCTACCGCTGGGAACGGCGCTTATCGATGGCGAACTGGTCGTCGAGTCCGGGTCTGGCGCCTCCGATTTTTCCGCCCTGCAAGCCGATCTCAGCGCCGGCCGCTCCGACCGCTTCGCCTTCTATGTCTTCGATCTGCTTTATCTCGACGGCTATGATTTGCGCGCTCTGCCTCTCATCGCGCGCAAAGCCATGCTGGAAAAACTGGTGGGGGCCGAGCCAGGTCTTATCCGCTATAGCAGCCATTTCGACGAGAATGGCGGCCTGGTCCTGCGTCATGCCTGCCGGCTCAGTCTCGAAGGCGTGGTCTCCAAGCTCAGGGATGCGCCCTATCGGTCGGGCCGCGGCAAGGCCTGGATCAAATCCAAATGCTCGGCGCGGCAGGAATTCGTGGTCGCCGGCTATGTGCCGTCCTCGACATCGCGCCAGGCGATCGGCTCTCTCGTTCTCGGCGTTTATGAGGATGGCAAATTGGTGCATGTCGGCCGTGTCGGAACAGGCTTCAGCGGTATGGTTGCCGAGAACCTGTTCAAGCGGCTCGAACGCATGCGCGTCCCCGAGAGCCCTTTCGCCGGGAAGCTCACCGCCGAGGAAGCCCGTCTCGCCCGCTATGTCCGACCCGAGCTGGTGGCCGAGGTGGAATTCAGGGCCTGGACGGCCGATGGCCACCTCCGCCACGCCTCGTTCCGGGGCCTGCGCGAAGACAAGGCGGCCAGCGAAATCGTCCGGGAAATTCCCAGGAGCAAGACCGCAATGCCAAAGCCGCAGCGCCGCACCGTCACGCTCACCCATCCAGATCGGATCTATTGGCCGGACGAAGGGGTCACCAAGGAAGGGCTTGCCGATTATTACACCGAGGTCTGGCGCTATATCGCACCCCATATCGTCGGTCGGCCGCTGGCATTGCTGCGCTGCCCGAGCGGCATTACCGGACAGACATTCTTCCAGAAACATGCCTGGAAAGGGCTGAACAAGCACATCGTGCTAGTGGACGATCCCAAGGACAAGGACGACGAGCCGCTCATTTCGATCAATGATCTCGACGGGCTGATCGGCCTCGTTCAGTCGGCGGTGCTGGAAATCCACCCCTGGGGGTCGACGGTGGCGGACTGGGAGCGGCCCGATATTATCGTCATGGATCTCGATCCTGGCGAGGGTGTCGTCTGGGAGGCGATCATCGCCGCCGCCGAGGAAACCAAAGCGCGGCTCGAAGATGCCGGCTTCAATCCTTTCGTCAAGACATCGGGCGGCAAAGGCCTGCATGTCGTCGTGCCGCTCAAGCCCAAGGCCGACTGGCCGGCGGTGAAGGCCTTCACCAAGGCATTGGCTGACAATATGGCCGCCGACAGTCCGGACAAATATGTCTCGACCATCACCAAGTCAAAGCGGCGCGGCAAGATTCTGATCGATTATCTGCGCAATCAGCGTGGCATGACCGCCGTGGCGCCATATTCGACGCGCGCCCGGCCCGGCGCCGCCGTCTCGATGCCGCTGGCCTGGGAGGAATTGAGCCCGGGAATCGGGCCGGATTATTTCACCGTGGACAATACGCCGACGCGGCTCGCCGCGCTCGCATCCGATCCTTGGGAGGATTTCCGGGCGGCGGCCGAACCCCTGGCCGTTCCCGCAAGGCGCAAACGCAAAGCGGATTAG
- a CDS encoding Ku protein, translated as MAPRANWKGFLKVAEVNCPVALYTAASTSERIAFHTLNRATGHRVRRQFVDSDTGKPVDREEQVKGYEVGSGEYIMLDPDEVAAAVPDSDKTLAVSAFIGCGDIDDVYFDKPYYLAPSDRHAEEAYALIREGMRKKQVAALAQTVLFRRVRTVLIRAHGPGLIATTLNFDYEVRSAKEAFDSVPEIKIKGEMLELAEHIIKTKSGKFDPKAFEDRYEAALAELVKAKSEGRKIEVRKEPRQDKVVDLMAALRESAGLSGKKRAAAGTAKSKAKAAPARRKAS; from the coding sequence TTGGCGCCAAGAGCAAATTGGAAGGGCTTTTTGAAAGTCGCCGAGGTCAATTGCCCGGTGGCTCTTTATACGGCTGCCTCGACCTCCGAGCGCATCGCCTTCCATACCCTCAATCGCGCCACGGGCCACCGAGTCCGGCGCCAGTTCGTCGATAGCGATACCGGCAAGCCCGTCGATCGCGAGGAGCAGGTCAAGGGCTACGAGGTCGGCTCGGGGGAATATATTATGCTCGATCCGGACGAGGTTGCCGCGGCGGTGCCCGATAGCGACAAGACGCTTGCGGTCTCGGCCTTTATCGGCTGCGGCGACATCGATGACGTCTATTTCGACAAGCCCTATTATCTGGCGCCGAGCGACCGCCATGCCGAAGAGGCCTATGCGCTGATCCGCGAGGGCATGCGTAAAAAGCAGGTCGCCGCCCTCGCCCAGACGGTGCTGTTCCGCCGCGTCCGCACGGTTCTCATTCGTGCGCATGGGCCCGGCCTGATCGCCACGACCCTCAATTTCGATTACGAGGTCCGCTCGGCCAAAGAGGCGTTCGACAGCGTTCCCGAGATCAAGATCAAAGGCGAAATGCTGGAACTGGCCGAACACATCATCAAGACCAAGAGCGGCAAGTTCGATCCAAAGGCGTTCGAGGATCGCTATGAGGCGGCCCTGGCCGAATTGGTCAAGGCGAAGAGCGAAGGCCGCAAGATCGAGGTCCGCAAGGAGCCCAGGCAGGACAAGGTGGTCGACCTGATGGCCGCTTTGCGCGAGAGCGCCGGCCTTTCGGGCAAGAAGCGGGCTGCTGCGGGTACTGCGAAGTCCAAGGCGAAAGCCGCGCCCGCCCGTCGCAAGGCAAGCTGA